The following proteins come from a genomic window of Streptomyces sp. GS7:
- a CDS encoding tetratricopeptide repeat protein, which produces MTVDRHGHAMTDTGAEALRHYEQALDDLLFFRPAITDTTLALLAAAPRAPMGQALAAYLGVLGTEEKGAAEAHQRFSRFRAGLDADRLTPRERMHIAAATAWLDGDYRTAGRVLGEISVAHPRDLLALFAGHHHDFLTGDAQRLRDRVGGALDAWDEDDPHRAPLLGMYAFGLEETGHYEHAEQVGRAALDRHPHDVWAIHGVVHTYEMRGRFADGIRFLDARTAHWSSGTLLTVHNWWHYALYALESGDTARVLGIYDSALHHDRSAGVAMELLDAAALLWRLYLAEDDQSTRWTALADAWERRADGPHYAFNDAHAVMAYVGAGRIDRARCLVRDRESWLAAEPAGANRAMTAEIGLPVCRALIAYGCRDYAGAADLLLPIRHRVHEFGGSHAQRDAVQRTLVEAALRADRPGLARTLLSERIQLRPICPYNWSAKARLEDRLGAPDRAEAARKRAAAQAVTA; this is translated from the coding sequence ATGACCGTGGACCGGCACGGACACGCCATGACCGATACCGGCGCCGAGGCCCTGCGCCACTACGAACAGGCCCTGGACGACCTGCTGTTCTTCCGCCCCGCGATCACCGACACCACACTGGCGCTGCTGGCCGCCGCGCCCCGCGCGCCCATGGGCCAGGCCCTCGCCGCGTACCTCGGCGTCCTGGGCACCGAGGAGAAGGGCGCGGCCGAGGCCCACCAGCGGTTCAGCCGCTTTCGCGCGGGCCTGGACGCCGACCGCCTCACCCCGCGCGAACGCATGCACATCGCCGCCGCGACCGCCTGGCTCGACGGCGACTACCGCACCGCGGGCCGCGTCCTCGGCGAGATCAGCGTCGCCCACCCCCGCGACCTGCTGGCCCTGTTCGCCGGGCACCACCACGACTTCCTCACCGGCGATGCCCAGCGCCTGCGCGACCGGGTCGGCGGCGCGCTGGACGCCTGGGACGAGGACGATCCGCACCGCGCCCCGCTGCTCGGCATGTACGCCTTCGGCCTGGAGGAGACCGGGCACTACGAGCACGCCGAGCAGGTCGGCCGGGCCGCCCTCGACCGCCATCCGCACGACGTGTGGGCCATCCACGGCGTCGTGCACACCTACGAGATGCGCGGCCGGTTCGCCGACGGCATCCGCTTCCTCGACGCCCGTACCGCCCACTGGTCGAGCGGCACCCTGCTGACCGTCCACAACTGGTGGCACTACGCCCTCTACGCCCTGGAGTCCGGCGACACCGCCCGCGTCCTGGGCATCTACGACTCCGCCCTGCACCACGACCGCTCGGCGGGCGTGGCCATGGAACTCCTGGACGCCGCCGCCCTCCTCTGGCGGCTCTACCTGGCCGAGGACGACCAGAGCACCCGCTGGACCGCCCTCGCCGACGCCTGGGAGCGCCGCGCCGACGGTCCCCACTACGCCTTCAACGACGCCCACGCGGTGATGGCGTACGTCGGCGCCGGCCGCATCGACCGGGCCCGGTGCCTCGTCCGGGACCGCGAGAGCTGGCTGGCAGCGGAACCCGCCGGCGCCAACCGCGCCATGACCGCCGAGATCGGCCTGCCCGTCTGCCGCGCCCTGATCGCCTACGGCTGCCGGGACTACGCCGGCGCCGCCGACCTGCTGCTGCCCATCCGGCACCGGGTCCACGAGTTCGGCGGCAGCCACGCCCAACGCGACGCCGTGCAGCGCACCCTGGTCGAGGCCGCGCTCCGCGCCGACCGGCCCGGACTCGCCCGTACCCTGCTGAGCGAACGCATCCAACTCCGCCCGATCTGCCCGTACAACTGGTCGGCCAAGGCCCGCCTGGAGGACCGGCTCGGCGCTCCGGACCGGGCGGAAGCCGCCCGGAAGCGGGCCGCCGCCCAGGCGGTGACCGCCTGA
- a CDS encoding CaiB/BaiF CoA transferase family protein, whose product MLPLDGITVVSVEQAVAAPFATRQLADLGARVIKVERPGAGDFARSYDETVRGMSSHFVWLNRNKESIALDMKDAADAEVLRRLVARADVFVQNLAPGAAERLGLDAATLCQGDPRLVVCGISGYGSGGPYEHKKAYDLLVQCEAGVMSLTGTEEAPAKIGIAVADIAAGMYAYSGILTALYERERTGRGGSFEVSMLEALGEWMGYPHYFTRYGGSQPPRSGAEHAAIAPYGPYRAAAGAQVFLSIQNEREWAEFCTRVLDLPELAADPRFARNSVRVANREVLRERIEERFGTMTAEEVEQRLEAARIAHGRLRDVAGFAAHPQLAARDRWRTVDSPVGPLDALLPPVTVAGREPRMDRVPALDEDRARILAELHGTARETGGER is encoded by the coding sequence ATGCTCCCTCTGGACGGCATCACCGTGGTCTCCGTCGAGCAGGCGGTGGCGGCACCGTTCGCCACCCGCCAGCTCGCCGACCTCGGCGCCCGGGTCATCAAGGTGGAACGCCCCGGCGCCGGCGACTTCGCCCGCTCCTACGACGAGACGGTGCGCGGGATGTCCAGCCACTTCGTCTGGCTGAACCGCAACAAAGAGTCGATCGCGCTCGACATGAAGGACGCCGCGGACGCCGAGGTGCTGCGGCGGCTCGTCGCGCGGGCCGACGTCTTCGTGCAGAACCTCGCGCCGGGGGCGGCGGAGCGGCTGGGGCTGGACGCCGCCACGCTGTGCCAGGGCGATCCGCGGCTGGTGGTGTGCGGCATCTCCGGTTACGGGTCCGGCGGGCCGTACGAGCACAAGAAGGCGTACGACCTGCTGGTGCAGTGCGAGGCCGGGGTGATGTCGCTGACCGGTACGGAGGAGGCCCCGGCCAAGATCGGGATCGCGGTGGCCGACATCGCCGCCGGGATGTACGCCTACAGCGGGATTCTCACGGCCCTCTACGAGCGCGAACGCACCGGGCGGGGCGGCTCCTTCGAGGTGTCGATGCTGGAGGCGCTGGGCGAATGGATGGGGTACCCGCACTACTTCACCCGCTACGGCGGCAGCCAGCCACCCCGCTCGGGCGCCGAGCACGCCGCCATCGCCCCGTACGGGCCGTACCGGGCGGCGGCCGGGGCGCAGGTCTTCCTGAGCATCCAGAACGAGCGGGAGTGGGCGGAGTTCTGCACCCGGGTGCTGGACCTGCCGGAGCTGGCGGCCGATCCGCGGTTCGCCCGGAACTCCGTACGGGTGGCGAACCGGGAGGTCCTGCGGGAGCGGATCGAGGAGCGGTTCGGCACGATGACGGCCGAGGAGGTCGAGCAGCGGCTGGAAGCGGCGCGGATCGCGCACGGTCGGCTGCGCGACGTCGCCGGGTTCGCGGCGCATCCGCAGCTCGCCGCGCGGGACCGCTGGCGGACCGTGGACTCCCCCGTGGGCCCGCTGGACGCGCTGCTGCCGCCGGTCACCGTCGCCGGACGGGAGCCCAGGATGGACAGGGTGCCGGCGCTCGACGAGGACCGGGCGCGCATTCTGGCGGAACTCCACGGGACGGCACGGGAAACGGGAGGGGAACGATGA
- a CDS encoding trypsin-like serine peptidase, with amino-acid sequence MGRPLPAPGRLARLLLAALLLVLPLTALPAPLAHAAGDPGSPASTDDRYWTAHRMEAAEPVATKGSSPTPKAAGTPVPPSHPFDGLPQVGTFFWTDGHNIGRFCGGTVVRSPHRNLVVTAGHCLLSPDPKKYLSFVPQYHDGLKPHGIYPVERIYLDQHLYDLGTDGGARWDYAVVQVGPREDGAEVQEVTGGFDLLPYPGYVHHDVRLIGYPGSSDATYPKPLDCSSATHRYTSTDPAAPGDFLEIPCAGYIGGTSGGPFLVPDFRGYALIGVIGGYHTGGDTPDISYSAYFTFDTALLYLHAVRGDTPAAPRPKPTA; translated from the coding sequence ATGGGCAGACCCCTTCCCGCGCCCGGCCGCCTCGCGCGGCTGCTGCTCGCCGCGCTGCTGCTCGTCCTGCCGCTGACCGCCCTGCCGGCACCGCTCGCGCACGCCGCCGGCGATCCCGGCTCCCCCGCGTCGACGGACGACCGCTACTGGACCGCACACCGCATGGAGGCCGCCGAACCCGTTGCGACGAAGGGGAGTTCCCCCACCCCGAAGGCCGCCGGCACGCCGGTGCCGCCCAGCCATCCCTTCGACGGGCTCCCGCAGGTGGGCACGTTCTTCTGGACGGACGGCCACAACATCGGCCGCTTCTGCGGCGGTACGGTCGTCCGCAGCCCGCACCGCAACCTCGTCGTCACCGCCGGGCACTGCCTGCTCTCCCCCGACCCGAAGAAGTACCTGTCGTTCGTGCCGCAGTACCACGACGGACTCAAGCCGCACGGCATCTACCCCGTCGAGCGGATCTACCTCGACCAGCACCTCTACGACCTGGGGACGGACGGGGGCGCCCGCTGGGACTACGCGGTCGTCCAGGTCGGCCCGCGTGAGGACGGCGCCGAGGTCCAGGAGGTGACCGGCGGCTTCGACCTGCTGCCCTACCCCGGCTACGTCCACCACGACGTACGGCTCATCGGCTACCCGGGCAGCAGCGACGCCACCTACCCCAAGCCGCTGGACTGCTCCTCCGCCACCCACCGCTACACCAGCACCGACCCGGCCGCCCCGGGCGACTTCCTGGAGATCCCCTGCGCCGGCTACATCGGCGGCACCTCCGGCGGGCCCTTCCTCGTACCGGACTTCCGCGGCTACGCCCTGATCGGTGTCATCGGCGGCTACCACACGGGCGGCGACACGCCGGACATCTCCTACAGCGCGTACTTCACCTTCGACACGGCGCTGCTGTACCTGCACGCGGTGCGGGGCGACACGCCGGCCGCACCGCGCCCCAAGCCCACGGCCTGA
- a CDS encoding alkaline phosphatase family protein yields MTAAKARKRTRRTLTALAGAMAVTATSAALWATTGSTASAQTAGLPSPDHVVVVVMENHAYGQVIGDSSAPYINSLKAGGADLTQSYALTHPSEPNYYMLFSGDNQGRTDDSCVDVGSMSAPNLASELIAAGQSWASYNESLPSQGSTTCSSGDYAQKHNPWFGFSNVPADTAMTMDQFPSDYSTLPKVSFVIPNLCNDMHDCSVSTGDSWLKDNLSAYADWAKSHNSILAITFDEDNRLSGNRIPTLLYGQHVAPGSTSDTQYNHYNVLRTLEDLAGLTTHAGNAASASDISDIWN; encoded by the coding sequence ATGACCGCAGCCAAGGCACGCAAGCGCACCCGGCGCACCCTGACCGCGCTGGCCGGTGCGATGGCCGTCACCGCCACGTCGGCGGCTCTGTGGGCCACCACCGGCTCCACCGCGTCCGCGCAGACCGCCGGGCTCCCCTCGCCCGACCACGTGGTCGTCGTGGTGATGGAGAACCACGCCTACGGCCAGGTGATCGGCGACTCCAGCGCTCCGTACATCAACAGCCTCAAGGCGGGCGGCGCCGACCTCACCCAGTCGTACGCGCTCACCCACCCCAGCGAGCCGAACTACTACATGCTGTTCTCCGGCGACAACCAGGGCCGCACGGACGACAGTTGCGTCGACGTCGGGTCGATGTCCGCGCCGAACCTCGCCTCCGAGCTGATAGCCGCCGGCCAGAGCTGGGCCAGCTACAACGAGTCGCTGCCGAGCCAGGGTTCGACGACCTGCAGCAGCGGAGACTACGCACAGAAGCACAACCCGTGGTTCGGCTTCTCGAACGTGCCGGCCGACACGGCCATGACGATGGATCAGTTCCCCAGCGACTACAGCACGCTGCCCAAGGTCTCCTTCGTCATCCCGAACCTCTGCAACGACATGCACGACTGCTCGGTGTCCACCGGCGACAGCTGGCTGAAGGACAACCTGAGCGCCTACGCGGACTGGGCCAAGAGCCACAACAGCATCCTCGCGATCACCTTCGACGAGGACAACCGGCTGTCCGGCAACCGCATTCCGACCCTGCTCTACGGCCAGCACGTCGCGCCCGGCAGCACCAGTGACACCCAGTACAACCACTACAACGTGCTCCGTACGCTGGAGGACCTGGCCGGTCTGACCACGCACGCGGGCAACGCCGCCTCGGCATCCGACATCAGCGACATCTGGAACTGA
- a CDS encoding MFS transporter, whose amino-acid sequence MYLADSRNGTTREPSSTAAAAPGSIRPGRRAAVPGTVLALGAVSLITDVSAEMITAVLPLYVVTALGLSPLGFGLLDGINNGVGALVRLAGGHLADGGGRRHKVVAGLGYGLSALCKPLLLVAHGLPVISAVLAADRTGKGLRTAPRDAMISLATRPEHRGRAFGVHRAMDTTGALLGPLAAFAVLRATVDGYDAVFTVSGCVAVLGVLVLVLFVPGRAGGADARPAAARPALRDSLALLRRPTLRRLTLCAALLGLTTVSDSFLYLLLQRELGVPAHLFPLLPLGTAAVFLLLAVPLGALADRIGRRRLFLAGHGALLLAYGLVLSPLDGAPAVVAVLVLHGAFYAATDGVLAAATAGAVPARHQGAGQALVGTGQALARFVCSLAFGAAWSLWDGRAALAVTAAGLAVGAVVAARVLRTVEGTPEENDDDRRISDEV is encoded by the coding sequence GTGTATCTCGCGGACTCCCGCAACGGCACCACGCGCGAGCCCTCCAGCACCGCAGCCGCCGCCCCGGGCAGCATCCGTCCGGGGCGGCGGGCTGCGGTGCCCGGGACGGTCCTGGCACTCGGCGCGGTCAGTCTGATCACCGATGTCTCGGCGGAGATGATCACCGCGGTGCTGCCGCTGTACGTCGTCACCGCACTCGGGCTGTCCCCGCTCGGCTTCGGGCTGCTGGACGGCATCAACAACGGTGTGGGCGCGCTGGTCCGGCTGGCCGGCGGCCACCTCGCGGACGGCGGCGGCCGGCGGCACAAGGTGGTGGCCGGGCTCGGCTACGGCCTGTCGGCGCTGTGCAAGCCGCTGCTGCTGGTCGCCCACGGACTGCCCGTCATCAGCGCCGTCCTGGCCGCCGACCGCACCGGCAAGGGGCTGCGCACCGCGCCCCGGGACGCGATGATCTCGCTGGCCACCCGGCCCGAGCACCGGGGCCGGGCCTTCGGCGTGCACCGCGCCATGGACACCACCGGGGCGCTGCTCGGGCCGCTGGCCGCGTTCGCCGTACTGCGGGCCACCGTCGACGGCTACGACGCGGTGTTCACGGTCAGCGGCTGCGTCGCGGTGCTGGGCGTGCTGGTGCTGGTGCTGTTCGTGCCCGGCCGGGCCGGGGGTGCGGACGCCCGGCCCGCCGCCGCGCGTCCCGCGCTGCGCGACTCGCTGGCCCTGCTGCGCCGTCCCACCCTGCGCCGGCTCACGCTGTGCGCCGCGCTGCTCGGTCTCACCACCGTCAGCGACTCCTTCCTCTACCTCCTCCTCCAGCGCGAACTGGGCGTGCCCGCCCACCTGTTCCCGCTACTGCCGCTCGGCACCGCGGCGGTGTTCCTGCTGCTCGCCGTCCCGCTGGGCGCACTCGCGGACCGGATCGGCCGCCGCCGGCTGTTCCTGGCCGGACACGGCGCGCTGCTGCTGGCCTACGGGCTGGTGCTCTCCCCGCTGGACGGCGCCCCGGCCGTGGTCGCGGTGCTGGTGCTGCACGGCGCGTTCTACGCCGCCACCGACGGGGTACTGGCCGCCGCCACCGCGGGGGCCGTCCCGGCCCGGCACCAGGGTGCCGGGCAGGCGCTGGTGGGCACCGGCCAGGCACTCGCCCGGTTCGTCTGCTCACTGGCGTTCGGCGCGGCCTGGAGCCTGTGGGACGGGCGGGCCGCGCTCGCGGTGACCGCGGCGGGACTGGCCGTCGGCGCCGTCGTCGCGGCCCGCGTGCTGCGGACCGTCGAGGGCACGCCGGAGGAGAACGACGACGACCGACGCATCAGCGACGAGGTGTGA
- a CDS encoding TolB family protein, with translation MTQNSRLAVLLAAVLLLGAVGAVAVLRAADRSGSRDRQQAGGPAVHAGSVSLRPGTGRRLLVRNLAWGPHRDEIASVPADRPQGPRTASGVKCLRFHAAAGTAVCLQAEHGALEDTYRAVVLDAHLRELHRFPAAGIPTRARVSPSGHRVAWTVFVSGDSYAGTDFSTRTAIVDTRTWAIDDNLERYAVVKDGRPYHASDINVWGVTFADDTRFYATLATGGQTYLVQGDAAARTLTTLHRNVECPSLSPDGTRIAYKKRAPGASPDAPWRLYVLDLRTMAETATAEHRNIDDQALWADGANLVYALPGDYGSDLWTVPANGSGAARRMMTSAVAPAYVR, from the coding sequence ATGACCCAAAACTCCCGTCTGGCAGTCCTGTTGGCCGCCGTGCTGCTGCTCGGGGCGGTCGGCGCCGTGGCGGTGCTGCGGGCCGCCGACCGCTCCGGCAGCCGCGACCGTCAGCAGGCCGGCGGCCCGGCCGTACACGCCGGCAGCGTCTCGCTCCGGCCGGGCACGGGCCGCCGGCTGCTGGTCCGCAACCTGGCGTGGGGACCGCACCGCGACGAGATCGCGAGCGTGCCCGCCGACCGTCCGCAGGGCCCGCGCACCGCCTCCGGCGTCAAGTGCCTGCGCTTCCACGCCGCCGCCGGGACCGCCGTCTGCCTACAGGCCGAGCACGGCGCCCTGGAGGACACCTACCGCGCCGTGGTGCTCGACGCGCACCTGCGCGAGCTGCACCGCTTCCCGGCAGCCGGGATCCCCACCCGGGCCCGGGTCTCGCCTTCCGGGCACCGGGTCGCCTGGACGGTCTTCGTCAGCGGCGACTCGTACGCGGGCACCGACTTCTCCACCCGGACCGCCATCGTCGACACCCGCACCTGGGCGATCGACGACAACCTGGAGCGGTACGCCGTCGTCAAGGACGGCCGGCCGTACCACGCCTCGGACATCAACGTCTGGGGTGTCACCTTCGCCGACGACACCCGCTTCTACGCCACTCTGGCCACCGGCGGCCAGACCTATCTCGTACAGGGCGACGCCGCGGCCCGGACGCTGACCACCCTGCACCGCAACGTGGAATGCCCCTCCCTCTCCCCCGACGGCACCCGCATCGCCTACAAGAAGCGCGCCCCCGGCGCCTCCCCGGACGCCCCGTGGCGGCTGTACGTCCTCGACCTGCGCACCATGGCGGAGACCGCCACCGCCGAGCACCGCAACATCGACGACCAGGCACTGTGGGCCGACGGCGCGAACCTGGTCTACGCCCTGCCCGGGGACTACGGCTCGGATCTGTGGACGGTCCCGGCGAACGGGTCAGGGGCGGCCCGCCGGATGATGACGTCGGCGGTGGCACCGGCGTACGTACGCTGA
- a CDS encoding DMT family transporter, whose amino-acid sequence MARWPAVLFALLAAACNALSTVLQRRAARSVPVCGRLRLGLIADLLHRAVWLAGMAMVLPAACFQALALSLGALSVVQPIFVLELPLALLIGRLLLGGRISRPGWAGVGLLVVGLGTALAAAAPSVGRDHAPLSRWVPALVVCATVIAATVGAGLRRGAGSVRAAGFGAATAVAYALTAALLKDATHVWQAAGPAAFFLSWQTYGFALAGALALFLMENAMQSGPLTASQPVLTLGDALVSLSLGVTLFDEQVRVGWWLLLEGLGVGLVLWGAVMLSRVALARDLAAGQAAGPPPGSPA is encoded by the coding sequence GTGGCCAGATGGCCGGCCGTGCTGTTCGCGCTGCTCGCCGCGGCCTGCAACGCGCTCTCCACGGTGCTCCAGCGGCGCGCGGCTCGCAGCGTACCGGTCTGCGGACGGCTGCGGCTGGGCCTGATCGCCGATCTGCTGCACCGCGCGGTATGGCTCGCCGGGATGGCGATGGTGCTGCCGGCGGCCTGTTTCCAGGCGCTGGCGCTGTCGCTGGGCGCGCTGTCGGTGGTGCAGCCGATCTTCGTGCTGGAGCTGCCGCTGGCGCTGCTGATCGGGCGTCTGCTGCTGGGCGGGCGGATCTCCCGGCCCGGCTGGGCCGGCGTCGGTCTGCTCGTCGTCGGGCTGGGGACGGCCCTGGCCGCCGCCGCGCCCAGCGTCGGCCGCGACCACGCCCCGCTCAGCCGCTGGGTGCCCGCCCTGGTCGTCTGCGCCACGGTGATCGCGGCCACCGTCGGTGCCGGCCTGCGCCGCGGCGCCGGCAGCGTACGCGCCGCCGGCTTCGGGGCTGCCACGGCCGTGGCGTACGCACTGACCGCCGCCCTGCTGAAGGACGCCACCCATGTCTGGCAGGCCGCCGGCCCCGCCGCGTTCTTCCTGTCCTGGCAGACCTACGGCTTCGCGCTGGCCGGCGCACTGGCGCTGTTCCTCATGGAGAACGCCATGCAGTCGGGACCGCTGACAGCCTCCCAGCCGGTCCTCACCCTCGGCGATGCGCTGGTCAGCCTGTCGCTGGGGGTGACGCTCTTCGACGAGCAGGTGCGGGTGGGGTGGTGGCTGCTGCTGGAGGGCCTGGGCGTCGGACTGGTCCTGTGGGGCGCGGTGATGCTCTCCCGGGTAGCGCTGGCCCGGGACCTGGCGGCCGGTCAGGCCGCGGGGCCGCCGCCCGGCTCGCCCGCCTGA
- a CDS encoding cupin domain-containing protein — MGYDAFHPDLDGSGADGPAPLRARLHHIRADALDGDTAQTDGMRRFAAISGGAVGSERIWMGQTHVAPGTASSNHHHGASETAIYVVKGHPEFVFAEDTGGAREEVRLRTDPGDYVFVPPYVPHREENPSPDEEAVVVIARSTQEAIVVNLPGL; from the coding sequence ATGGGGTACGACGCGTTTCATCCCGACCTCGACGGCAGCGGGGCGGACGGCCCGGCCCCGCTGCGGGCCCGGCTGCACCACATCCGGGCGGACGCGCTGGACGGCGACACCGCGCAGACGGACGGGATGCGGCGGTTCGCCGCGATCAGCGGGGGCGCTGTGGGATCGGAGCGGATCTGGATGGGGCAGACGCACGTCGCCCCGGGTACCGCCTCCTCGAACCACCACCACGGGGCCTCGGAGACGGCGATCTACGTCGTCAAGGGGCATCCGGAGTTCGTGTTCGCCGAGGACACCGGCGGAGCCCGGGAGGAGGTCCGGCTGCGGACCGATCCCGGGGACTATGTGTTCGTGCCGCCGTACGTGCCGCACCGGGAGGAGAACCCGAGTCCGGACGAGGAGGCGGTGGTGGTGATCGCCCGGAGCACGCAGGAGGCGATCGTGGTCAACCTGCCGGGGCTGTAA
- a CDS encoding SDR family oxidoreductase translates to MTGICTGRVAAVTGAGRGLGRAHALALAAEGARVVVNDLGVAADGAGASAGPAQQVVEEIRARGGEAVAHTGDITTGEGAASLIAAALDSFGRLDSLVNNAGFLRDRMLVNLDEDDWDAVLRVHLKGHFLPLRHAAAHWRAEAKAGRTPDARIVNTSSGAGLLGSVGQGNYSAAKAGILGLTLVAAAELGRYGVQVNAIAPAARTRMTEQTFADSMAAPAEGEFDAMAPENVSPLVVWLSAADSAHVTGRVFEAEAGRITVMEGWRPGPTADKGARWTPAEAGETARKLLAAAEPAQAVYGAP, encoded by the coding sequence ATGACCGGAATCTGCACCGGACGCGTCGCCGCCGTCACCGGCGCCGGCCGCGGCCTGGGCCGCGCCCACGCCCTCGCCCTCGCCGCCGAGGGGGCCCGAGTGGTGGTCAACGACCTCGGGGTGGCGGCCGACGGCGCCGGGGCCTCGGCCGGACCCGCCCAGCAGGTCGTCGAGGAGATCCGCGCCCGCGGCGGCGAGGCCGTCGCGCACACCGGCGACATCACCACCGGCGAGGGCGCCGCCTCGCTGATCGCCGCCGCCCTGGACTCCTTCGGCCGGCTGGACAGCCTCGTCAACAACGCCGGTTTCCTGCGCGACCGGATGCTGGTCAACCTCGACGAGGACGACTGGGACGCCGTGCTGCGCGTCCACCTCAAGGGCCACTTCCTGCCGCTCCGGCACGCCGCCGCCCACTGGCGCGCCGAGGCCAAGGCCGGGCGGACACCCGACGCACGGATCGTCAACACCAGTTCCGGCGCCGGGCTGTTGGGCAGCGTCGGCCAGGGCAACTACTCCGCGGCCAAGGCCGGCATCCTCGGCCTGACCCTCGTCGCCGCCGCCGAACTGGGCCGCTACGGCGTCCAGGTCAACGCCATCGCCCCGGCCGCCCGTACCCGCATGACCGAGCAGACCTTCGCCGACAGCATGGCGGCGCCCGCCGAGGGGGAGTTCGACGCCATGGCGCCGGAGAACGTCTCCCCCCTGGTGGTCTGGCTGTCCGCCGCCGACAGCGCCCATGTCACCGGCCGGGTCTTCGAGGCGGAGGCCGGTCGGATCACCGTGATGGAGGGCTGGCGGCCCGGCCCCACCGCCGACAAGGGCGCCCGCTGGACCCCGGCCGAGGCGGGCGAAACCGCCCGGAAGCTGCTCGCCGCCGCGGAGCCGGCGCAGGCGGTGTACGGCGCCCCCTGA
- a CDS encoding SDR family oxidoreductase, protein MSLTLDLTGQVAVVTGGTRGVGAGIARAFLQAGAEVVVCARRPPDAPVTADGRTARFRPLDLRDPPAVREFFARVAAEHGRLDCLVNNAGGTPYRLLGETGAERHARVVELNLTAPLTASLAAYEVMRGQPHGGSVLMIGSVSGTRPSPGTAAYGAAKAGLDNLARSMAVEWAPAVRVNTVVLGMVRTELAALHYGDAAGLTAVGATVPLGRLAEPAEIGDACVFLASDRARYVSGASLLVHGGGERPAFLDAATVNHPKEP, encoded by the coding sequence TTGAGCCTGACTCTCGATCTGACCGGACAGGTCGCCGTCGTCACCGGCGGCACCCGGGGCGTCGGCGCCGGAATCGCCCGCGCCTTCCTCCAGGCCGGCGCCGAGGTCGTCGTCTGCGCCCGCCGGCCACCGGACGCCCCGGTCACCGCGGACGGCAGGACCGCCCGCTTCCGCCCCCTCGACCTGCGCGACCCGCCTGCCGTACGGGAGTTCTTCGCCCGCGTCGCGGCCGAGCACGGCCGGCTGGACTGCCTGGTCAACAACGCCGGCGGCACCCCCTACCGGCTGCTCGGCGAGACCGGTGCCGAACGGCACGCCCGCGTCGTGGAGTTGAACCTCACCGCACCGCTGACCGCCTCGCTCGCCGCGTACGAGGTGATGCGCGGCCAGCCGCACGGCGGTTCGGTGCTCATGATCGGCAGCGTCAGCGGCACCCGCCCCTCGCCCGGCACCGCCGCATACGGCGCGGCCAAGGCGGGCCTGGACAACCTCGCCCGCTCGATGGCCGTCGAATGGGCGCCCGCGGTGCGGGTCAACACCGTCGTCCTGGGCATGGTGCGGACCGAACTCGCCGCGCTGCACTACGGCGACGCGGCGGGCCTGACCGCCGTCGGCGCGACCGTACCGCTCGGCCGGCTCGCCGAACCCGCCGAGATCGGCGACGCCTGCGTCTTCCTCGCCTCCGACCGCGCCCGCTACGTGAGCGGCGCCAGCCTGCTGGTCCACGGCGGCGGGGAGCGCCCCGCCTTCCTCGACGCCGCCACCGTCAACCACCCCAAGGAGCCCTGA